From Vigna unguiculata cultivar IT97K-499-35 chromosome 5, ASM411807v1, whole genome shotgun sequence, the proteins below share one genomic window:
- the LOC114183260 gene encoding uncharacterized protein LOC114183260 — protein sequence MGGGGGDHGHGNGDFRTKVWSMTGGPYCRPKHWKRNTAIAMFGVVLVCIPIAMKSAELEQRPHHPVRPIPSQLWCKNFGTKDYE from the exons ATGGGCGGTGGCGGCGGCGATCACGGCCATGGAAACGGCGATTTCAGGACCAAGGTGTGGAGTATGACCGGTGGCCCTTACTGTCGTCCCAAGCACTGGAAGCGAAACACTGCCATTGCCATGTTCGGCGTTGTCCTCGTCTGCATCCCCATCGCCATGAAATCCGCTGAACTTGAg cAACGACCACATCATCCTGTTCGCCCCATCCCTTCCCAACTCTGGTGCAAGAACTTTGGAACTAAAGACTATGAATAA